The proteins below are encoded in one region of Oncorhynchus kisutch isolate 150728-3 unplaced genomic scaffold, Okis_V2 scaffold1091, whole genome shotgun sequence:
- the LOC109886309 gene encoding atypical chemokine receptor 3 — translation MSLSVNELTELMEMWAELNFTGDNMSSHHVEALLCPAGFSHAAVLYTLSVLYIFIFLVGLAANTLVVWVNLRSERNRFETHLYILNLAVADLCVVATLPVWVSSLLQRGHWPFGEAVCKITHLVFSVNLFGSIFFLTCMSVDRYLSVALFGDGGNSRRKKVVRRVICILVWLLALAASVPDTYFLQAVKSTHSDATLCRPVYPTDNPREWMVGIQLSFIVLGFAIPFPVIAVFYLLLASSIGNANPPGSSANSNQERRISRKIILTYIVVFLVCWLPYHGVLLVDTLSLLNVLPFSCRLENFLYVSLHLTQCFSLIHCCINPVIYNFINRNYRYDLMKAFIFKYSTKTGLAKLIDASHVSETEYLAVAAVENNV, via the exons ATGAGTCTGAGTGTGAACGAGCTGACGGAGCTGATGGAGATGTGGGCGGAGCTTAACTTCACAGGGGACAACATGTCATCCCACCACGTAGAGGCTTTGCTGTGCCCGGCTGGGTTCAGCCACGCGGCGGTGCTCTacaccctctctgtcctctacatcTTCATCTTCCTGGTGGGCCTGGCCGCCAACACCCTGGTGGTGTGGGTCAACCTCCGCTCAGAGAGGAACCGCTTTGAAACCCACCTGTACATCCTCAACCTGGCTGTGGCTGACCTCTGTGTGGTGGCTACTCTCCCAGTCTGGGTCAGCTCGCTGCTACAGCGCGGCCACTGGCCCTTCGGCGAGGCCGTCTGTAAGatcacccacctggtgttcaGCGTCAACCTCTTCGGGAGTATCTTCTTCCTCACCTGTATGAGCGTGGACCGCTACCTGTCCGTGGCGCTATTCGGCGACGGAGGGAACAGCCGCAGGAAGAAGGTGGTGCGGAGGGTGATCTGTATCCTGGTTTGGCTGCTGGCACTGGCCGCCTCCGTCCCAGACACTTACTTTCTGCAGGCGGTCAAGTCCACACACTCTGACGCCACCCTGTGCCGGCCCGTCTACCCCACTGACAACCCCCGAGAGTGGATGGTGGGCATCCAGCTTAGCTTCATCGTCCTGGGCTTCGCCATCCCGTTCCCAGTCATCGCTGTCTTCTACCTGTTATTAGCAAGCTCCATTGGCAACGCCAACCCGCCCGGCTCCAGTGCCAACTCAAACCAGGAGCGCCGCATCAG CCGGAAGATCATCCTGACCTACATTGTGGTGTTCCTGGTCTGCTGGCTGCCCTACCACGGAGTCCTATTGGTCGACACTTTATCTCTCCTCAATGTCCTGCCCTTCAGCTGCAGGCTGGAGAACTTCCTGTATGTGTCCCTCCACCTGACCCAGTGCTTCAGCCTCATCCACTGCTGCATCAACCCCGTCATTTATAACTTCATCAACAGAAACTACCGTTACGACCTCATGAAGGCCTTCATCTTCAAGTATTCCACCAAGACGGGCCTGGCCAAGCTCATTGACGCATCACATGTGTCCGAGACAGAGTACTTGGCCGTGGCGGCTGTGGAGAATAACGTGTGA